CTGCAAGTAAAGATGGATTGGGTTTATCAAAAAATATGAGACTTCAAAATCGATTATTTAAACTCATTACTTTTGTACTTTCAACGATAATAATTATTGGAATAAATCTTGTCTTGCTTAGGTCAAGTAGAGATTTACGTTTATATTTTATCAATAACAAAGTTGAGCTATATCATGCTTATTCTTTATTTCAAATAGCTACACATATTGTGAAAGTTTTTGGAGCAACTATAGTTGAAGTGGCTTTTGTATGGTTATTAGTAGTTTTAAATACTATGTCTCTAAAATCCGGTTTAATCATTACTTTGGTTTTACTTATCTTTAGTGGAATTATAATTTTAGTGCCACTTACTATTTAAACTAAATTCTTCCTCTAACTGTCGTTTAGCAAGTTCGCACATAATTCAATTATCAACTTCATACTATTTGCTTATGATTATTGCCAGTCAACCCCAACTAACTTTAGACGAGTTCCTTAAACTGCCGGAAACTGAACCAGCATCAGATTTTCTTAAGGGAGAAATTATTCAAAAACCCATGCCTCAAGGCGAACATAGCTTGCTCCAATCTACTCTTTGCGAAACAATTAACGGTATAGCTAGAAGCCAGAAAATTGCTTACGCTTTCCCCGAGCTACGTTGCACCTTTGGCGGTGCTTCTATCGTCCCTGATGTCGCTGTGTTTCGCTGGGATAGAATTCCTAAAACTTCAACTGGCAGAATTGTTAATCGCTTTGAAATTCATCCCGACTGGGCAATTGAGAT
This region of Nostoc sp. UHCC 0302 genomic DNA includes:
- a CDS encoding Uma2 family endonuclease, whose protein sequence is MIIASQPQLTLDEFLKLPETEPASDFLKGEIIQKPMPQGEHSLLQSTLCETINGIARSQKIAYAFPELRCTFGGASIVPDVAVFRWDRIPKTSTGRIVNRFEIHPDWAIEIVYPDQRLKKVLSKLFHCSRNGTELGWLINPEDESVLGIFPGQRVELYEGADKLPILEGIELELTVEQIFGWLTLS